The following are encoded together in the Culex pipiens pallens isolate TS chromosome 1, TS_CPP_V2, whole genome shotgun sequence genome:
- the LOC120416398 gene encoding ankyrin-1-like: MNNEQLNQSVQLMSAVQKNDLQAVQELLTAGADVNFVNTTHKNETPLHVAVTASNARLVKLLLAKGANTEARNCDSKKPMDLCSILGEKEQQEIEAVFNEQFYRTKLLTMVLFRLLHDDQIEDFHLGSNLGEVGLFDDVVLRTCSNGQSRVYLLQANHREPTNFVKLSDFHISKYFDTYLKIRYMFKQTSDHAIFQGNYEETELKLIIFTPAVVNNCDQVHCENMNSKDIFYNKSSGKTIKIKCTSDLLELLIEISKKWHSKIKLFNKPSHDEHANIVKDFLEKVRIYSEQATEGELTGIVQRDIKAKDYESEDLIFSRFHDSIVNYWWNQSGKTPFATKSCQLFNLAVNEVKLDEIQAISFGKVGKNSLKFNIDATLHSKLVTFLQDMKENHQFFLNIFSSTPKLSCMKLIQYIELNGFDFKFVVIERCEEKHIIDVLSKSQPKCLILAFLPQLNNSVIDKLRQNVSKLIIITREEYQNECNTLVDETKAIFDLDFECQEQILNSIVTFQSSEIPLRKLLNLGANAILNRTSDKFTPLHWAAEKDSPELIQLLVDKANIDCTTMDDGRTPLCQAALCKSTNAVNMLLNMGANPNLGTTSNGFTPLHWAAHNDSPEIIQLLVNKGANIDCNTTDDGRTPLHQAARCNSVNAVKMLLDLGANANLGKTSNNFTPLHWAAEQDSPEIIQLLIDKGASIDCTTTDNGRTPLNQAALCKSTNAVKMLLNLGANVNLGKTSDGFTPLHWAAYKNSPEIIQILVNKGANIDCTTTDDGRTPLCQAAFCNSTNAIKMLLDLGANANLGATSDGFTPLHWAAYKNSPEIIQLLVNKGANIDCTTTNDGRTPLYQAARCNSTNAIKILLGLGANVHICTTSNGFTPLHWAAHNNSPDMIQLLVDGGVNIDCTTTDDGRTPLYQAARSKAINAVKMLLDLGANAKLSKTNNGFTPLHWAAEKDSPEIIQLLINKGANIDCITTDDGRTPLCQATRHKSINAVKMLLDLGANVNLCTTSNGFTPLHWAAQVDSPEVIELLIGKGANIDCTTTDDGRTPLYQAALCISTKAVRMLLDLGANPNLGKTSNGFTPLHWAAEKDSPEIIQLLIDKGANIDCITTDNGRTPLFQAAHCKSTNAVKMLLDLGANANLCTTTNGFSPLHWAAHNDSPEIIQLLVDKGAKIDCTTTNDGRTPLYQAARCKSTNAVKVLLDRGANANMGRTSDGVTPLHWAAHKNSPEIIQLLVSKGANINCVTTDDGRTPLYQATRSKSGNAIKMLQDLGANANLGKARGSHRSTGRQKIARTSLFNYASIDA; this comes from the coding sequence ATGAACAACGAGCAGCTTAATCAAAGTGTTCAGCTGATGAGTGCCGTACAGAAAAATGATCTTCAAGCGGTACAAGAACTTCTTACCGCTGGAGCAGACGTCAATTTTGTGAACACTACTCACAAAAACGAAACTCCTCTGCACGTTGCTGTCACTGCCAGCAATGCAAGGTTGGTTAAGTTGCTCCTTGCAAAAGGAGCAAACACTGAGGCAAGAAATTGTGACAGCAAAAAGCCCATGGATTTGTGCTCAATTTTGGGTGAAAAGGAGCAACAAGAGATTGAAGCCGTTTTCAACGAGCAGTTCTACAGGACGAAGCTGCTGACCATGGTGCTGTTTCGTTTGCTTCACGATGACCAGATCGAGGACTTCCACCTGGGAAGTAACTTGGGTGAGGTGGGCCTGTTTGACGACGTGGTGCTTAGAACCTGTAGCAACGGGCAATCTCGTGTATATCTTCTTCAGGCCAATCATCGGGAACCCACAAACTTCGTTAAATTAAGTGATTTCCACATATCGAAATATTTCGATACTTATTTGAAGATACGTTACATGTTCAAGCAGACCAGTGATCATGCAATATTTCAAGGAAATTACGAGGAAACAGAGTTGAAACTGATAATTTTCACTCCAGCTGTAGTGAATAATTGCGATCAAGTGCATTGTGAAAATATGAACTCCAAGGACATATTCTATAACAAATCGTCtggcaaaacaataaaaatcaagtGTACATCGGATTTGCTAGAATTATTAATAGAAATCTCTAAAAAGTggcattcaaaaataaaattgttcaacAAACCATCACATGATGAACATGCTAATATCGTTAAGGATTTCTTAGAAAAAGTGAGGATTTATTCAGAACAGGCCACGGAGGGAGAGCTAACAGGAATTGTTCAACGCGATATTAAAGCCAAAGATTATGAAAGTGAAGATTTAATTTTCTCTAGATTTCACGATTCAATAGTAAATTATTGGTGGAATCAATCCGGTAAAACGCCATTTGCAACTAAAAGTTGTCAACTGTTCAATTTAGCTGTGAATGAAGTTAAACTGGACGAGATTCAGGCGATTAGCTTCGGCAAGGTTGGGAAAAATTCATTGAAGTTTAATATCGATGCAACATTACATTCTAAATTGGTCACTTTTTTACAAGACATGAaggaaaatcatcaatttttcctAAACATATTCAGTAGCACACCAAAACTCAGCTGTATGAAACTCATTCAGTATATCGAATTGAATGGTTTTGATTTTAAGTTTGTTGTCATCGAGCGATGCGAAGAGAAGCACATCATTGATGTTCTGTCAAAAAGTCAACCAAAATGCTTGATTCTCGCGTTTCTTCCTCAACTAAACAACAGTGTTATAGATAAATTACGCCAAAATGTCAGCAAATTAATAATTATAACTCGTGAAGAGTACCAAAATGAATGCAACACACTAGTCGACGAAACAAAAGCTATATTTGATCTTGACTTTGAATGTCAGGAGCAAATTCTGAACAGTATTGTTACGTTCCAAAGCTCTGAAATACCTTTAAGGAAGCTTTTGAACTTGGGTGCTAACGCTATTTTGAACAGAACCAGCGATAAGTTTACACCCTTACACTGGGCGGCAGAGAAGGACTCGCCTGAGCTCATTCAATTACTCGTAGATAAAGCTAATATAGACTGTACTACCATGGATGACGGTCGGACTCCTCTGTGTCAGGCTGCCCTCTGCAAATCTACAAATGCAGTCAATATGCTACTGAACATGGGTGCTAATCCAAACTTAGGTACAACCAGCAATGGGTTTACACCGTTACACTGGGCAGCTCATAATGATTCTCCTGAGATCATCCAACTTCTCGTAAATAAAGGAGCTAACATTGACTGTAACACCACGGATGACGGTCGGACTCCTTTACACCAGGCAGCACGGTGCAATTCTGTAAATGCAGTCAAAATGTTACTGGACTTGGGCGCTAACGCTAACTTGGGTAAAACCAGCAATAACTTTACCCCATTACACTGGGCAGCCGAGCAGGACTCGCCTGAGATCATCCAACTACTCATAGATAAAGGTGCTAGCATTGACTGTACCACCACGGATAACGGTCGGACTCCTCTTAACCAGGCAGCCCTCTGCAAATCCACAAATGCAGTCAAAATGCTGTTGAATTTGGGCGCTAACGTTAACTTGGGTAAAACTAGCGACGGGTTTACGCCATTACACTGGGCGGCTTATAAGAACTCGCCTGAGATCATCCAAATACTCGTAAATAAAGGGGCAAACATTGACTGTACTACCACAGATGACGGCCGCACTCCTTTGTGTCAAGCTGCCTTCTGTAACTCCACAAATGCGATCAAAATGCTACTTGACCTGGGGGCTAATGCTAACTTGGGAGCAACTAGCGATGGGTTTACACCATTACACTGGGCGGCTTATAAGAACTCGCCCGAGATCATCCAACTACTCGTAAATAAAGGAGCTAACATTGATTGCACCACTACGAATGATGGTCGAACTCCTTTATACCAGGCAGCACGGTGCAATTCCACAAATGCAATCAAAATCCTACTGGGCTTGGGTGCTAACGTTCACATTTGTACAACTAGCAATGGGTTTACACCTCTTCACTGGGCGGCTCATAACAATTCGCCTGACATGATCCAACTACTCGTAGATGGAGGAGTTAACATTGACTGCACCACCACTGATGACGGTCGAACTCCTTTATACCAGGCAGCACGTAGCAAAGCCATAAATGCAGTCAAAATGCTACTAGACTTGGGTGCTAACGCTAAATTGAGTAAAACTAATAATGGGTTCACGCCATTACACTGGGCGGCAGAGAAAGACTCGCCTGAGATTATCCAACTACTCATAAATAAAGGAGCAAACATTGACTGCATTACCACGGATGACGGACGAACTCCTTTATGCCAGGCAACACGGCACAAATCCATAAATGCAGTCAAAATGCTACTGGATTTAGGCGCTAACGTTAATTTGTGTACAACTAGCAATGGATTTACCCCATTACACTGGGCAGCACAAGTGGACTCGCCTGAGGTCATCGAACTACTCATAGGTAAAGGAGCTAACATTGACTGCACCACTACGGATGACGGTCGGACACCTTTATATCAGGCTGCCCTCTGCATATCTACAAAAGCAGTCAGAATGCTACTGGACTTGGGTGCTAACCCTAATTTGGGTAAAACCAGCAATGGGTTCACGCCATTACACTGGGCGGCAGAGAAGGACTCGCCTGAGATCATCCAACTACTCATAGATAAAGGAGCTAACATTGACTGTATTACCACGGATAACGGTCGGACTCCTCTTTTCCAGGCAGCCCACTGCAAATCTACAAATGCAGTCAAAATGCTACTTGACTTGGGCGCCAACGCTAACTTGTGTACAACCACCAATGGGTTTTCTCCATTACACTGGGCAGCTCATAATGATTCACCTGAGATCATCCAACTACTCGTAGATAAAGGAGCTAAAATTGACTGTACCACTACGAATGATGGTCGAACTCCTTTATACCAGGCAGCACGGTGCAAATCCACAAATGCAGTTAAAGTGCTGCTGGACAGGGGTGCTAACGCTAACATGGGTAGAACCAGCGATGGCGTGACGCCATTACACTGGGCTGCACATAAGAACTCGCCTGAGATCATCCAACTACTCGTAAGTAAAGGAGCGAACATTAACTGCGTTACCACGGATGACGGTCGAACTCCTTTATACCAGGCCACGCGGAGCAAATCTGGGAATGCAATCAAAATGCTACAGGACTTAGGTGCTAATGCTAACTTGGGCAAAGCAAGGGGTTCACACCGTTCCACTGGGCGGCAGAAAATAGCTCGCACGAGCCTTTTCAATTACGCTAGCATTGACGCCTAA